One Nitrospira sp. DNA window includes the following coding sequences:
- a CDS encoding TPR repeat protein: protein MASSQSRGPSNSAEIDRLATAFAKDPRSKMFLPLAEAYIKADMWQEAAAVLEDGLAVYPNFVTAMAALGRVYDQLGQPAKAKAILEQVITHSPDNLRAHRILAKLFNAEGRAESALRSCHAILVANPYDEEALSIKRSITGASNDAPKSTGENKRADVEAKPEGIKEPAPVATVPEQATPATAPSPEPVPEPPVMKHAATIARLEAWLRTIQTHRRTTSERL from the coding sequence ATGGCTTCGTCACAAAGTCGTGGTCCTTCCAACAGCGCCGAAATCGACCGGCTCGCGACCGCCTTCGCCAAGGACCCTCGCTCCAAAATGTTTCTGCCCCTCGCGGAAGCCTATATCAAGGCCGACATGTGGCAGGAAGCTGCGGCGGTGCTCGAAGACGGTCTCGCGGTCTATCCGAATTTTGTGACCGCCATGGCGGCGTTGGGTCGCGTCTACGATCAATTGGGGCAGCCGGCGAAAGCGAAAGCGATTCTGGAACAGGTCATCACGCACAGCCCCGACAACCTTCGCGCGCACCGTATTCTGGCCAAACTGTTCAATGCCGAGGGGCGAGCCGAGTCGGCTCTGCGCTCCTGCCATGCAATCCTGGTTGCCAATCCATACGATGAAGAGGCGCTCTCGATCAAACGCAGCATCACCGGCGCCTCCAACGACGCTCCCAAATCTACAGGCGAGAACAAGCGTGCCGACGTTGAAGCCAAACCGGAGGGGATAAAGGAACCAGCGCCCGTCGCAACGGTGCCGGAGCAGGCAACTCCCGCAACGGCCCCCTCGCCCGAACCGGTTCCTGAACCTCCGGTCATGAAACATGCCGCGACGATCGCCCGCCTCGAAGCCTGGCTCCGTACCATTCAGACCCACCGCCGGACCACATCCGAACGGCTGTAA
- a CDS encoding 3-dehydroquinate dehydratase II → MLRLLVLHGPNLNLLGTREPSVYGHLSLADLDKAIARRAGELGIEVETKQSNVEGELVTWIQNAGGRFDGIVINPAAYTHTSIAIRDAIAAVALPTVEVHLSNIHRREEFRRHSFIAAVALGQISGFGPTGYLLALEGLVTHLGADRKASRPGSASNRKPAAARR, encoded by the coding sequence ATGCTGCGGCTGCTCGTGCTTCATGGTCCCAATTTGAATCTGCTGGGGACGCGAGAACCATCCGTCTACGGACACCTGTCGCTGGCGGACCTCGACAAGGCCATCGCCCGCCGCGCCGGCGAGTTGGGAATCGAGGTGGAGACCAAACAGTCGAATGTGGAAGGAGAATTGGTCACTTGGATTCAGAATGCCGGGGGCCGCTTCGATGGAATCGTGATCAATCCGGCCGCCTACACGCATACCAGTATCGCGATACGTGATGCGATCGCCGCCGTCGCCCTGCCGACGGTAGAAGTGCACCTCTCGAACATTCACCGGCGGGAGGAATTTCGCCGTCATTCCTTCATCGCCGCGGTCGCCTTGGGACAGATTTCCGGATTCGGACCCACCGGCTATCTTCTGGCATTGGAAGGACTTGTCACCCATCTCGGCGCCGACCGTAAAGCATCGCGTCCGGGATCCGCATCGAACAGAAAACCAGCGGCCGCGCGCCGTTGA
- a CDS encoding Translation elongation factor P, whose protein sequence is MISTADFRNGSRLMVEGQPFHIVEFQHVKPGKGGAFVRTKLKSFLTGNVLDRTFRSGERFDEPDLEECEMQFLYATGDSYTFMDTATYEQFTYEKSQLGSNADLLKENMIAQILIYEHRPIAVVLPTFIELKVVDGEPGVRGDTASGGSKPAIVETGATIKVPLYLEVGETIRIDTRTREFVERVR, encoded by the coding sequence GTGATTTCGACCGCAGATTTTCGAAACGGCAGCCGATTGATGGTGGAGGGCCAACCCTTCCATATCGTGGAATTTCAACATGTGAAACCAGGAAAGGGCGGCGCCTTCGTCCGGACGAAGCTGAAAAGTTTTCTGACGGGCAACGTCCTCGACCGGACCTTTCGCTCCGGCGAGCGGTTCGACGAGCCAGACCTTGAGGAATGCGAGATGCAGTTCCTCTATGCCACCGGCGACTCCTACACCTTTATGGATACGGCCACCTACGAGCAGTTTACCTACGAGAAGAGCCAGCTGGGGAGCAACGCCGATCTGCTCAAAGAAAATATGATCGCCCAAATCCTCATCTACGAACACCGCCCGATCGCCGTCGTCTTGCCCACGTTCATCGAGCTGAAGGTGGTGGACGGCGAGCCCGGTGTCCGCGGCGATACGGCTTCGGGCGGCAGCAAGCCGGCCATCGTGGAGACTGGCGCAACGATCAAGGTTCCGCTCTACCTGGAAGTGGGAGAAACCATCCGTATCGATACCAGAACCCGTGAATTCGTGGAGCGTGTGCGTTGA
- a CDS encoding Biotin carboxyl carrier protein of acetyl-CoA carboxylase yields MSPSRKKGGKRGGAGKPIVLPSAFAPRPPGADQLLLHQDHVAQIQQLADLLKRNHLTELEIERSGMRIRIRHEPMIRPAPAQAVETVHSQAPSAGTQAAAQMQAPSDTEGLVTITSPIVGTFYRSPSPDADPYVEEGDYVKKGQVLCIVEAMKLMNEIESEADGRITKILVESTKPVEYGQPLFLIDPNAAP; encoded by the coding sequence TTGAGTCCATCACGCAAAAAGGGTGGAAAGCGCGGAGGCGCCGGCAAGCCGATCGTGCTGCCGAGCGCGTTCGCACCCCGGCCTCCGGGAGCGGACCAGCTCCTGCTGCACCAGGACCATGTCGCTCAGATTCAACAGCTGGCCGACCTGCTGAAGCGCAATCACCTGACCGAGTTGGAGATCGAACGCAGCGGGATGCGTATCCGCATCCGGCACGAACCGATGATCAGACCGGCGCCGGCCCAGGCCGTGGAAACGGTCCACAGCCAGGCACCGTCGGCCGGCACCCAGGCTGCCGCACAGATGCAGGCTCCGTCGGACACGGAAGGCCTGGTCACGATTACATCGCCCATCGTCGGGACCTTCTACCGTTCTCCCTCACCGGATGCAGACCCCTATGTGGAAGAGGGGGACTATGTGAAGAAGGGCCAGGTCCTCTGTATCGTGGAAGCCATGAAGCTCATGAACGAGATCGAGTCCGAGGCAGATGGAAGAATCACCAAAATCCTGGTGGAAAGCACCAAGCCCGTCGAGTATGGACAACCGCTCTTCTTGATCGACCCCAACGCCGCACCTTGA
- a CDS encoding Biotin carboxylase of acetyl-CoA carboxylase: MFKKVLVANRGEIALRVIRACKELGIKTVAIHSEADTAGLHVRAADEHVCVGPPESALSYRNIPNVLSAAEITGADAIHPGYGFLSENAHFAEVCESIGIKFIGPTSENIALMGDKSKAREVVAKRGLPVTPGSPGELRSEQDAQEAAKTIGFPVIIKASAGGGGRGMRVVNKPEELARAFQAAQAEAKSTFGHDGVYLERYFLEPRHIEVQIVADHRGHVVHLGERDCSIQRRHQKLVEETPSPAIDERLRREIGRVAVEAVKAIHYSSVGTVEFLLDKDRNFFFMEVNTRIQVEHPITEMVTGIDLIKEQIRIASGMVLSFKQPDIKLNGHSFECRINAEDPEKFTPCPGQITKYSAPGGFGVRVDSAMEPNAIVVPYYDSLIAKLITHGRDRQEAMARMRRALDEFVIEGIKTTIPLHRRIFTDPDFQKGHVSTTFLDRFLANQSS; this comes from the coding sequence GTGTTTAAGAAAGTCTTGGTCGCCAATCGCGGGGAGATCGCGCTCCGGGTCATCCGAGCCTGCAAGGAACTCGGCATCAAGACCGTCGCGATCCATTCCGAAGCTGATACGGCGGGGCTGCATGTGCGGGCGGCGGACGAACACGTCTGCGTCGGCCCGCCGGAATCTGCGCTGAGCTACCGCAATATTCCCAACGTCTTGAGCGCCGCCGAGATCACCGGCGCCGACGCCATTCACCCAGGCTATGGGTTCCTCTCCGAAAACGCGCATTTTGCGGAAGTGTGCGAATCGATCGGGATCAAGTTCATCGGTCCCACCTCGGAAAACATCGCGTTGATGGGCGACAAGTCCAAGGCGCGCGAAGTCGTCGCAAAACGGGGGCTCCCGGTCACACCCGGCAGTCCCGGCGAACTCCGGAGCGAACAGGATGCGCAGGAGGCGGCGAAGACCATCGGTTTCCCCGTCATCATCAAGGCCTCCGCCGGAGGCGGTGGACGCGGCATGCGCGTGGTGAACAAACCGGAGGAATTGGCGCGGGCGTTTCAGGCGGCGCAGGCCGAAGCGAAGTCCACCTTCGGTCACGACGGAGTCTATCTCGAACGTTACTTTCTCGAACCACGCCACATCGAAGTCCAGATCGTGGCCGACCATCGCGGCCACGTGGTGCACCTCGGCGAGCGGGATTGTTCGATTCAACGCCGCCACCAGAAGCTGGTCGAAGAAACCCCGTCGCCGGCGATCGATGAGCGGTTACGGCGCGAAATCGGCCGCGTCGCAGTCGAAGCCGTCAAGGCCATCCACTACAGCAGCGTCGGCACGGTGGAGTTTCTCCTCGACAAGGATCGCAACTTCTTCTTCATGGAAGTGAACACGCGCATTCAAGTCGAGCATCCCATCACGGAAATGGTCACCGGCATCGATCTGATCAAGGAGCAAATCCGGATCGCCTCCGGCATGGTGCTTTCGTTCAAGCAGCCGGACATCAAGCTCAACGGGCACAGTTTCGAGTGCCGGATCAACGCCGAGGACCCGGAAAAGTTCACCCCCTGCCCGGGCCAAATCACGAAATACTCGGCTCCCGGAGGGTTCGGCGTCCGTGTCGATTCCGCGATGGAACCGAACGCCATCGTGGTGCCCTATTACGACTCCTTGATCGCCAAACTGATTACCCACGGTCGTGACCGCCAGGAGGCCATGGCCCGCATGCGCCGCGCACTGGATGAGTTCGTCATCGAAGGCATCAAGACGACGATCCCGCTCCACCGGCGGATCTTCACCGATCCCGATTTTCAGAAGGGCCATGTCTCCACGACGTTCCTCGATCGCTTTCTTGCCAACCAGTCCTCCTGA
- a CDS encoding Thiamin-phosphate pyrophosphorylase codes for MLDPAVRSDRPLPDLLREAAGQGVRLFQYRDKQASMKEAYRQALALRQAATEVGALLIVNDRCDLAMAVEADGVHLGQEDLPITYARKLLGPDRIIGLSTHNPAQVREAVTGRPDYLGFGPIFGTATKADHEPVVGLEGLRAVRPLTTLPIFAIGGITADSAGELLAAGADGLAVISAILKAPDLGAAIRNFQQSLSTGDRRDP; via the coding sequence GTGCTCGACCCCGCCGTCCGTTCAGACCGTCCGCTGCCCGACTTGCTCCGAGAAGCGGCCGGCCAGGGTGTTCGCCTCTTCCAATATCGAGACAAGCAGGCCTCGATGAAAGAGGCCTATCGACAAGCCCTTGCCCTGCGGCAGGCCGCGACGGAGGTCGGCGCCTTATTGATCGTCAACGACCGTTGCGACCTGGCCATGGCCGTGGAGGCGGATGGCGTGCATCTTGGACAGGAAGACCTGCCCATCACCTACGCGCGCAAGCTACTGGGGCCGGACAGGATCATCGGACTCTCGACCCACAATCCGGCCCAAGTGCGTGAGGCGGTCACAGGTCGGCCGGACTACTTGGGATTCGGACCGATCTTCGGGACTGCGACCAAGGCCGACCACGAACCGGTGGTGGGACTCGAAGGGTTGCGCGCGGTGCGGCCCCTGACCACTCTGCCGATATTTGCGATCGGAGGCATCACGGCGGACTCGGCAGGGGAGCTCCTCGCAGCAGGGGCGGACGGCCTGGCCGTCATCTCTGCGATCCTCAAGGCTCCTGACCTCGGAGCGGCGATACGGAACTTCCAACAGTCTCTCTCAACAGGCGATCGGCGAGATCCTTGA
- a CDS encoding Oxidoreductase, short-chain dehydrogenase/reductase family: MLVTGGSGGIGRGLCLAFARAGCWVGVHYFRHEKAAEETLALVSEAGGQGALYRADIRSSHEVQAMVEAIVRQRGQLDILLCNAGTASGQLVMTCPEAEWARIIDTNLTGTYRCMTVAAASMMTHGGGSIVVIGSYAGLQGTNGQGAYAASKAGLTGLVKTAAREWGPHNIRVNLACPGRHQTAMAGDSFPSAQQLRDHVLGRASNLDDVGKAICLLAQLSDVSGQIWNLDSRIL, translated from the coding sequence GTGCTGGTGACCGGCGGGTCCGGCGGAATCGGGCGCGGACTCTGCCTTGCCTTTGCCCGCGCCGGCTGCTGGGTCGGCGTGCACTATTTCCGTCATGAAAAGGCGGCGGAAGAGACCCTGGCGCTTGTCTCGGAAGCCGGTGGGCAGGGAGCGCTCTATCGGGCGGATATACGATCGAGCCATGAGGTCCAGGCCATGGTCGAAGCCATCGTACGGCAGCGCGGGCAACTCGATATCCTGCTCTGCAATGCCGGGACCGCGAGCGGACAGCTGGTGATGACCTGCCCGGAAGCGGAATGGGCACGGATCATCGACACGAATTTGACCGGCACCTATCGTTGTATGACGGTCGCGGCTGCTTCCATGATGACACATGGAGGGGGTTCCATCGTCGTGATCGGGTCCTATGCCGGTTTGCAGGGAACGAACGGACAGGGCGCCTATGCGGCCTCGAAGGCCGGGCTCACTGGTCTCGTGAAGACGGCGGCGCGTGAATGGGGGCCCCACAATATCCGTGTCAATCTGGCCTGTCCCGGCCGGCATCAGACCGCGATGGCCGGCGATTCGTTTCCTTCGGCCCAGCAGCTTCGCGACCATGTCTTGGGACGGGCCTCGAATCTCGATGACGTGGGTAAGGCGATCTGCCTGCTGGCGCAGCTCTCCGATGTGTCGGGGCAGATATGGAACCTGGACAGCCGTATCCTCTGA